The Primulina eburnea isolate SZY01 chromosome 8, ASM2296580v1, whole genome shotgun sequence genome contains a region encoding:
- the LOC140839813 gene encoding uncharacterized protein, protein MGYLLPLSLLPIRKGPRAHLHGIFSKIPGPQFDGPQSLYQYSKQIASSICKTFRADIKVANSYLKSHILRSKNLPDFPWPRHRDSDASLGHIRFPHLRVLLRSLHLHLLPPPLSFPRSFLLPPAPFLTLFRRRLPPLLSPMSASVNFSQDKDAPVADPAAKTVRVMIKGRVQGVFYRDWTINNANELGLKGWVRNRRDGSVEALFSGIPDKVAEMEQRCRRGPPDAMVTAFQVFPSTDDPGTSFQLKPTV, encoded by the exons ATGGGTTACCTCCTTCCTCTTTCTCTTTTGCCCATACGCAAAGGCCCAAGAGCCCATTTGCATGGAATCTTCTCCAAGATTCCTGGCCCACAATTCGACGGCCCACAATCTCTTTACCAATATTCCAAACAAATCGCAAGCTCAATTTGCAAAACTTTTCGAGCTGATATAAAAGTGGCGAATTCATACTTGAAATCCCATATTCTCCGCTCAAAGAATCTTCCAGACTTCCCATGGCCGCGCCACCGTGACAGTGATGCCAGTCTCGGCCACATACGATTCCCCCACCTTCGCGTTCTTCTACGCAGTCttcatcttcatcttcttccTCCTCCTCTTTCGTTTCCTCGCTCTTTTCTTCTTCCTCCTGCTCCTTTTCTTACTCTGTTCCGACGTCGTTTACCTCCTCTCCTCTCTCCTATGTCCGCCTCCGTGAACTTCTCCCAGGATAAGGATGCACCCGTCGCCGACCCAGCTGCTAAAACT GTAAGAGTGATGATTAAGGGGAGGGTTCAGGGTGTATTCTACAGAGATTGGACAATTAACAATGCCAATGAATTGGGGCTCAAGGGTTGGGTTCGGAACAGGAGAGATGGCTCTGTGGAAGCTCTGTTTTCAGGGATCCCGGATAAGGTTGCGGAGATGGAGCAGCGTTGCCGAAGAGGCCCACCAGATGCCATGGTCACTGCTTTCCAGGTCTTCCCGAGTACCGATGATCCCGGAACCTCGTTTCAGCTTAAACCAACTGTGTAA
- the LOC140839814 gene encoding thylakoid lumenal 15.0 kDa protein 2, chloroplastic isoform X2 — protein MAAYLLQHPSSSLAFGQILLPVWAKSKAASLSCNIKQQIPKWVPRIPPKSLNFLLSGSLALSLSLTGVGFADGKVGVNKPELLPNVFTTVIDVAGFLSDGQKNRIALEIDALEKDTGYKLRVLAQNYPNTPGNILNFNVGASVDLDIPRSFWSRLAGKYGNIFYWREKGEDASINAAVMAISTCLREPVGANNCSEVK, from the exons ATGGCTGCTTATCTTCTGCAGCATCCGTCTTCATCCCTCGCATTTGGACAAATCCTTCTCCCTGTCTGGGCAAAATCCAAGGCAGCATCACTTTCTTGCAACATCAAACAACAAATTCCGAAATGGGTTCCTCGTATCCCACCGAAATCTTTGAATTTCTTGCTGTCTGGATCTTTGGCTCTTTCTCTCTCCCTCACAG GAGTAGGATTTGCTGACGGAAAAGTAGGGGTGAACAAGCCTGAATTGCTCCCTAACGTGTTTACAACGGTTATTGATGTTGCTGGCTTCCTTTCAGATGGTCAG AAGAACAGAATAGCCCTGGAGATTGATGCCCTTGAAAAGGATACAGGATATAAGTTGCGAGTTTTGGCTCAGAATTATCCTAATACTCCTG GAAACATATTAAACTTCAATGTCGGAGCTTCGGTGGATTTAGACATACCACGCAGTTTCTGGAGCCGATTAGCCGGGAAATACGGGAACATATTTTACTGGAGAGAAAAG GGAGAGGACGCGTCTATCAATGCCGCAGTCATGGCAATATCGACCTGTTTGAGAGAACCCGTGGGTGCAAACAACTGCTCAGAGGTAAAATGA
- the LOC140839814 gene encoding thylakoid lumenal 15.0 kDa protein 2, chloroplastic isoform X1 yields MAAYLLQHPSSSLAFGQILLPVWAKSKAASLSCNIKQQIPKWVPRIPPKSLNFLLSGSLALSLSLTGVGFADGKVGVNKPELLPNVFTTVIDVAGFLSDGQKNRIALEIDALEKDTGYKLRVLAQNYPNTPGLAIKNYWSVDDNTIVFVADPTFGNILNFNVGASVDLDIPRSFWSRLAGKYGNIFYWREKGEDASINAAVMAISTCLREPVGANNCSEVK; encoded by the exons ATGGCTGCTTATCTTCTGCAGCATCCGTCTTCATCCCTCGCATTTGGACAAATCCTTCTCCCTGTCTGGGCAAAATCCAAGGCAGCATCACTTTCTTGCAACATCAAACAACAAATTCCGAAATGGGTTCCTCGTATCCCACCGAAATCTTTGAATTTCTTGCTGTCTGGATCTTTGGCTCTTTCTCTCTCCCTCACAG GAGTAGGATTTGCTGACGGAAAAGTAGGGGTGAACAAGCCTGAATTGCTCCCTAACGTGTTTACAACGGTTATTGATGTTGCTGGCTTCCTTTCAGATGGTCAG AAGAACAGAATAGCCCTGGAGATTGATGCCCTTGAAAAGGATACAGGATATAAGTTGCGAGTTTTGGCTCAGAATTATCCTAATACTCCTG GTCTAGCGATAAAAAATTACTGGAGCGTGGATGATAATACAATTGTATTCGTGGCTGATCCCACCTTCG GAAACATATTAAACTTCAATGTCGGAGCTTCGGTGGATTTAGACATACCACGCAGTTTCTGGAGCCGATTAGCCGGGAAATACGGGAACATATTTTACTGGAGAGAAAAG GGAGAGGACGCGTCTATCAATGCCGCAGTCATGGCAATATCGACCTGTTTGAGAGAACCCGTGGGTGCAAACAACTGCTCAGAGGTAAAATGA
- the LOC140839815 gene encoding transcription initiation factor TFIID subunit 8-like, translating into MNGGGEVDGKRDDQGPIIRSGTNKFGRAISRIFVAQMCESIGFQGVNESALDSLAGIVIRYISDLGKTAKFHANLAGRAECNVFDVIQGLVDLGSSQGFSGVSEPRNDCVISSGPIKELEEYVVFAEEIPFAQTVPQFPVIRGRKMIPSFSQMGETPSSKHIPVWLPAFPDPHTYIQTPVWNERGTDPRTDMIELARQRRKAESSLLSLQQRLVCNGSLVAAASAGDLAEPDEVGKSEFLEIDKPSLDGGRNLFPVDAHAKLPGESRTEKRASLLETFAPAIEAMKDGLDSGSDGDKLLPQRRKPIFLELKGGKKIFGESLDLRIQNKAAARTSSWFEREDEKDDKKRRVEFILRKSMENQLELPQL; encoded by the coding sequence ATGAACGGTGGAGGTGAAGTAGATGGAAAGAGAGATGACCAAGGTCCGATAATTCGATCGGGCACCAACAAATTTGGCCGAGCGATTTCAAGAATTTTTGTGGCGCAGATGTGTGAGAGTATTGGTTTTCAAGGAGTCAACGAATCTGCTCTTGATTCCCTTGCTGGAATTGTGATTAGGTACATCAGTGACTTGGGGAAAACTGCAAAATTTCATGCAAATTTGGCTGGTAGGGCAGAGTGCAATGTCTTTGATGTCATTCAAGGATTAGTGGATTTGGGCTCGTCACAAGGATTTTCTGGTGTTTCTGAGCCCCGGAATGATTGTGTAATTAGTTCTGGTCCTATCAAAGAGCTCGAGGAGTATGTGGTGTTTGCGGAGGAGATACCTTTTGCTCAGACAGTTCCACAGTTTCCTGTGATCAGGGGACGGAAAATGATACCAAGTTTCTCGCAAATGGGTGAGACACCCAGTTCCAAGCATATACCAGTGTGGTTGCCAGCTTTTCCAGATCCTCACACATATATACAAACGCCTGTATGGAATGAGAGGGGCACTGACCCTCGTACAGATATGATTGAGCTGGCAAGGCAGCGTAGAAAGGCAGAAAGTTCCTTGTTAAGCTTGCAGCAGCGGCTGGTGTGTAATGGGTCATTAGTGGCTGCAGCCTCAGCTGGAGATTTAGCCGAACCAGATGAGGTGGGGAAGTCTGAGTTTTTGGAAATTGATAAGCCGTCGCTGGATGGTGGGAGAAACTTGTTCCCGGTTGATGCACATGCTAAGCTTCCTGGTGAGTCACGCACAGAAAAGCGTGCCTCTTTATTGGAGACATTTGCTCCTGCTATAGAGGCGATGAAGGATGGGCTTGATTCTGGAAGTGATGGAGACAAGCTTCTTCCGCAGAGGAGGAAACCTATATTTCTGGAGTTGAAGGGTGGTAAAAAAATCTTTGGAGAATCACTTGATTTGAGGATTCAGAACAAGGCAGCTGCTAGAACTTCATCCTGGTTCGAACGTGAGGATGAAAAAGATGATAAGAAGAGGAGGGTTGAGTTTATACTCCGGAAGTCAATGGAAAACCAGCTAGAACTCCCTCAGTTGTAA